Proteins encoded together in one Coffea arabica cultivar ET-39 chromosome 2c, Coffea Arabica ET-39 HiFi, whole genome shotgun sequence window:
- the LOC113725868 gene encoding uncharacterized protein isoform X1 produces the protein MSKKKATMTLKDFHGGSIPSDLPLPSAPGVMVRPSERGSFDRQAAWGNPLGRPDHRLRPGSAGTARNFDDKTTFLSHNSNIGRHFDEDERKPLDGVSGPRRTVSDESLRALPSHVVEPKTDYSASGRVPSRPSSTPGLQYASGITSSSYAGRFSETNHAGVGSQGFGPSGGVGVNFQNVSGSGGQMVSGPHPNAWGLRKEAAGVKEPAAATWSAPDAAAKLAHASALEKVSSGRWHSKQHNSSQPDVEVIRQSEVESEFHLRDKDVYSKNTYSSRHLVGGTDYHEAALARQVEKSLIVDDGIRGGSKAIPIYERARAPVTLEANERNPLMNANDFQPLHHVGKSGGAESQSAVHSELSERQKLKLLPRSKPLETQELPLEYKPQPTVPVHVEINNRSHEMQIPLKAGLVGSESGNPIVERPKLNLKPRSEPLDPAEDGTESKRNTLFGGARPRELVLKERGIDNVAVHDDDLALSPQRVKQDVLKTDRVSVHAASTRYNDKPGSIPIEHRTGKNSDGRDHRLEVERTDVQKRNWRGENWRNKREFEKQHPPHQHLQPQQQERPPSPETWRKPVEHPKAASADAPGLRYGKAASAVELAQAFSRSISDSPTPDRFSGQKGPPSQGQMPFSRLTGPTPRPQINGY, from the exons ATGTCGAAGAAGAAAGCTACTATGACTCTCAAGGACTTCCATGGCGGTTCCATCCCTTCCGATCTTCCTTTACCTTCTGCACCCGGCGT AATGGTGAGGCCATCTGAGCGTGGCTCCTTTGACCGGCAGGCAGCATGGGGGAACCCATTGGGACGGCCAGACCACCGGTTGCGTCCAGGGTCAGCTGGGACAGCTAGGAACTTTGATGACAAGACTACTTTTTTAAGTCATAATAGTAATATAGGTAGGCACTTTGATGAGGATGAGCGGAAACCATTGGATGGGGTATCAGGTCCTCGTCGAACTGTCAGTGATGAGAGCCTCAGAGCTCTCCCAAGTCATGTGGTGGAACCTAAGACTGATTATTCAGCCTCTGGGAGGGTCCCTAGTCGACCATCCTCAACTCCTGGGTTGCAGTATGCAAGTGGTATAACTAGTAGTTCTTATGCTGGGAGGTTTAGTGAGACCAATCATGCAGGAGTGGGTTCTCAAGGGTTTGGACCAAGTGGTGGAGTTGGAGTGAATTTTCAGAATGTTAGTGGGTCTGGTGGGCAGATGGTTTCTGGGCCGCATCCAAATGCATGGGGACTTAGGAAAGAAGCAGCTGGTGTAAAAGAACCAGCTGCTGCTACATGGTCTGCTCCAGATGCTGCAGCAAAGTTAGCTCATGCTAGTGCACTGGAGAAGGTTTCATCTGGTAGGTGGCATTCCAAGCAACATAATAGTTCTCAGCCAGATGTTGAAGTCATTAGGCAGTCAGAAGTTGAGAGTGAATTTCATTTGAGGGATAAGGATGTGTATAGCAAGAATACATATAGCTCTAGGCATTTGGTAGGTGGGACGGACTATCATGAGGCAGCGTTGGCAAGGCAGGTGGAAAAGAGTTTGATTGTTGATGATGGAATTCGTGGTGGCAGCAAAGCAATACCAATCTATGAGAGGGCTAGAGCTCCTGTCACCTTGGAGGCAAATGAAAGGAATCCTTTAATGAATGCTAATGATTTTCAACCGCTTCATCATGTAGGAAAATCTGGTGGTGCTGAGTCACAATCAGCTGTGCATTCTGAATTATCAGAAAGGCAAAAGCTGAAGTTACTTCCAAGATCCAAACCACTAGAAACTCAGGAACTGCCACTGGAGTATAAGCCG CAGCCAACCGTTCCTGTACATGTGGAAATTAACAATCGATCACATGAAATGCAAATTCCCCTGAAAGCTGGGCTTGTGGGATCTGAGAGTGGGAATCCTATTGTAGAGCGCCCAAAATTAAATCTGAAGCCCCGATCTGAGCCTCTTGATCCAGCAGAAGATGGCACTGAAAGCAAGAG GAACACATTGTTTGGGGGTGCTCGCCCAAGAGAGCTG GTTCTAAAGGAGCGGGGCATTGATAATGTTGCTGTCCATGATGATGACCTGGCTCTGTCTCCTCAGAG GGTCAAACAAGATGTGCTCAAAACTGATAGAGTCTCAGTGCATGCTGCTTCTACTCGGTACAATGATAAGCCAGGAAGTATACCCATTGAACATCGGACAGGGAAGAATTCTGATGGGCGAGATCACCGATTAGAGGTTGAAAGAACAGATGTTCAGAAGAGGAATTGGCGAGGTGAGAACTGGAGGAACAAAAGGGAATTTGAGAAGCAACACCCGCCGCACCAACATCTGCAACCACAGCAACAGGAGAGGCCACCTTCACCAGAGACTTGGCGCAAGCCTGTTGAGCATCCAAAAGCAGCTTCTGCTGATGCT
- the LOC113725868 gene encoding uncharacterized protein isoform X2 yields MSKKKATMTLKDFHGGSIPSDLPLPSAPGVMVRPSERGSFDRQAAWGNPLGRPDHRLRPGSAGTARNFDDKTTFLSHNSNIGRHFDEDERKPLDGVSGPRRTVSDESLRALPSHVVEPKTDYSASGRVPSRPSSTPGLQYASGITSSSYAGRFSETNHAGVGSQGFGPSGGVGVNFQNVSGSGGQMVSGPHPNAWGLRKEAAGVKEPAAATWSAPDAAAKLAHASALEKVSSGRWHSKQHNSSQPDVEVIRQSEVESEFHLRDKDVYSKNTYSSRHLVGGTDYHEAALARQVEKSLIVDDGIRGGSKAIPIYERARAPVTLEANERNPLMNANDFQPLHHVGKSGGAESQSAVHSELSERQKLKLLPRSKPLETQELPLEYKPPTVPVHVEINNRSHEMQIPLKAGLVGSESGNPIVERPKLNLKPRSEPLDPAEDGTESKRNTLFGGARPRELVLKERGIDNVAVHDDDLALSPQRVKQDVLKTDRVSVHAASTRYNDKPGSIPIEHRTGKNSDGRDHRLEVERTDVQKRNWRGENWRNKREFEKQHPPHQHLQPQQQERPPSPETWRKPVEHPKAASADAPGLRYGKAASAVELAQAFSRSISDSPTPDRFSGQKGPPSQGQMPFSRLTGPTPRPQINGY; encoded by the exons ATGTCGAAGAAGAAAGCTACTATGACTCTCAAGGACTTCCATGGCGGTTCCATCCCTTCCGATCTTCCTTTACCTTCTGCACCCGGCGT AATGGTGAGGCCATCTGAGCGTGGCTCCTTTGACCGGCAGGCAGCATGGGGGAACCCATTGGGACGGCCAGACCACCGGTTGCGTCCAGGGTCAGCTGGGACAGCTAGGAACTTTGATGACAAGACTACTTTTTTAAGTCATAATAGTAATATAGGTAGGCACTTTGATGAGGATGAGCGGAAACCATTGGATGGGGTATCAGGTCCTCGTCGAACTGTCAGTGATGAGAGCCTCAGAGCTCTCCCAAGTCATGTGGTGGAACCTAAGACTGATTATTCAGCCTCTGGGAGGGTCCCTAGTCGACCATCCTCAACTCCTGGGTTGCAGTATGCAAGTGGTATAACTAGTAGTTCTTATGCTGGGAGGTTTAGTGAGACCAATCATGCAGGAGTGGGTTCTCAAGGGTTTGGACCAAGTGGTGGAGTTGGAGTGAATTTTCAGAATGTTAGTGGGTCTGGTGGGCAGATGGTTTCTGGGCCGCATCCAAATGCATGGGGACTTAGGAAAGAAGCAGCTGGTGTAAAAGAACCAGCTGCTGCTACATGGTCTGCTCCAGATGCTGCAGCAAAGTTAGCTCATGCTAGTGCACTGGAGAAGGTTTCATCTGGTAGGTGGCATTCCAAGCAACATAATAGTTCTCAGCCAGATGTTGAAGTCATTAGGCAGTCAGAAGTTGAGAGTGAATTTCATTTGAGGGATAAGGATGTGTATAGCAAGAATACATATAGCTCTAGGCATTTGGTAGGTGGGACGGACTATCATGAGGCAGCGTTGGCAAGGCAGGTGGAAAAGAGTTTGATTGTTGATGATGGAATTCGTGGTGGCAGCAAAGCAATACCAATCTATGAGAGGGCTAGAGCTCCTGTCACCTTGGAGGCAAATGAAAGGAATCCTTTAATGAATGCTAATGATTTTCAACCGCTTCATCATGTAGGAAAATCTGGTGGTGCTGAGTCACAATCAGCTGTGCATTCTGAATTATCAGAAAGGCAAAAGCTGAAGTTACTTCCAAGATCCAAACCACTAGAAACTCAGGAACTGCCACTGGAGTATAAGCCG CCAACCGTTCCTGTACATGTGGAAATTAACAATCGATCACATGAAATGCAAATTCCCCTGAAAGCTGGGCTTGTGGGATCTGAGAGTGGGAATCCTATTGTAGAGCGCCCAAAATTAAATCTGAAGCCCCGATCTGAGCCTCTTGATCCAGCAGAAGATGGCACTGAAAGCAAGAG GAACACATTGTTTGGGGGTGCTCGCCCAAGAGAGCTG GTTCTAAAGGAGCGGGGCATTGATAATGTTGCTGTCCATGATGATGACCTGGCTCTGTCTCCTCAGAG GGTCAAACAAGATGTGCTCAAAACTGATAGAGTCTCAGTGCATGCTGCTTCTACTCGGTACAATGATAAGCCAGGAAGTATACCCATTGAACATCGGACAGGGAAGAATTCTGATGGGCGAGATCACCGATTAGAGGTTGAAAGAACAGATGTTCAGAAGAGGAATTGGCGAGGTGAGAACTGGAGGAACAAAAGGGAATTTGAGAAGCAACACCCGCCGCACCAACATCTGCAACCACAGCAACAGGAGAGGCCACCTTCACCAGAGACTTGGCGCAAGCCTGTTGAGCATCCAAAAGCAGCTTCTGCTGATGCT